One Candidatus Chazhemtobacterium aquaticus genomic window, AAGTCTCTACCAAGAGAATCAGTAACAAAATCGGGAAGATACTAATCTTCACCAAACCCTCTAACTTCAACCATGGAGATGCCAACATCAAGCCCAACACCCCCATCGACACAAACCAGATCAACAAAGCCATACGTGGTAAAGACGGCAACTTTAGCTTCCTCATCACCATTCTAGCCAACGTTGCCATCAACAAAATCCCGCCAAACAAAATTACTCCCACCGTCACTCCAGTTGCCAAAAATGCCACCGCGATCACCGCTGGAGTAAAAATTCCAAACCCATGCAGACCCACCACATGCCTGGCCGCTGCGATCAGCGCCGCTACCAACGGAAACAGCATCATCAACACTATCGTATTCGCTGGTACCCCATTACTTACCGCTCTCCTAATCGCCACCTGCAAAAAATTGGCCACTCCAAGCTGGCCCACCTCCTTAGAATCAAGCACTCTCTCCAATCTTGTCTTGGCTTCTTTAGGCTCAGTCAAGTCATCTTTAGGTGGTTTAACTTCTTGCACTGCTGCAGCTGTTGCCTCCTCAGCTGACATGCTTGCCTCACCTGGCTCACTAGACATCGTTGCCACCAACATATCTTCTCCCACTTGAGCTCTCACCTCACCAGTTACCACCAATAATCCCAACACCACCAATAGTAATATCCCTTTTTTCATCATTTCTCGCCTCTGCCTCAACCTAAATTCTAACTCTAAAGCGAATTCTACCAAACGCCCGTGCCTAAGTGTCAAACAACAGTTACATCACTATACCGATGTCCATCATCACTTAATCTTCGTTCAATCTCCAGCTTGGCCTCACTACCTACCCCTGCCACCACCAACTCAAAAGTATAAAGTTGACCATCGCCCTCGGTTTTACCCAATCTGATCACCCCCCCAAATTCACTAATCAATCCGCTCACCTCAGCCATTATCCCCCTCTCATCCCGACCTGCCAGCCTTATCTTCATCAATCCCGACCTCACCCCCTCCAACTCACTTCTCTCAAATACCCTAACTACCTCCTCTACTGCCCTATTTCCCAATCCCATCTCTAAATACAGCTCCTCAATATCTCTAACTCCAAGCTCCATCAACACCAAGCGCATCTTCTTCCGTTCATTCTCACCCCAAACCAAGTCATTCAAATCATCAAATCCCTTCGACTTCATCCAGGATGTTAACAAACCTCTGCCACGCTCAAGATCAGCCGTCGCTCCAATCTCTTTAGCTATCTCCTCTAACTTCTCTCTTGTTTTAGGCAACATCGCATACTCAAACAATCCAACATCCACCCCATTACCCTCCTTCATTACCAGTCTCACCACCGCTGCATTTGGAATATTAATACTCAAAGGAAACTCTCTATCATCAACCAATATTGATCCCACACTATGTAATAACTGCGGATCAATAC contains:
- a CDS encoding 7TM domain-containing protein, producing the protein MMKKGILLLVVLGLLVVTGEVRAQVGEDMLVATMSSEPGEASMSAEEATAAAVQEVKPPKDDLTEPKEAKTRLERVLDSKEVGQLGVANFLQVAIRRAVSNGVPANTIVLMMLFPLVAALIAAARHVVGLHGFGIFTPAVIAVAFLATGVTVGVILFGGILLMATLARMVMRKLKLPSLPRMALLIWFVSMGVLGLMLASPWLKLEGLVKISIFPILLLILLVETFIEVQITTTLKTALVMTGQTLLLALLSFLVMSTQGLQEWVLLNPEIAVVAIVVLDVLIGRYDGLRLLERWRFRKLLER